A region from the Stygiolobus caldivivus genome encodes:
- a CDS encoding ATP-dependent nuclease — protein sequence MKVIDFYVNNFRSLSSVKLEGLGGLNVIVGYNGYGKTNLLTALYLFIKNMGSGLDKRSVEDREGEYMLLWKDYDVSKPITIGGVIEFNEDETAKAIGKPMRMRIEVTNKIKYNNKYVEWSLDTLNINNSPPTSENLESVRSLFSFASQAVEYVPIFDQMYFDSVVKKMVEMHRSPINMKRKWYDFVNLISDTIPEIKGVEFWDTNKLVLNIQNLPIYIDLAASGFQRVVLMLFILWLSGSKILLLEEPEVNMYPTLQSRIMKLIKEWTSKNVFQVFITTHSPYVVSSNVDSYIIMKKNNGVSTAIMVRPDEQLKTVLGLLRANMSDLLFSKFIILTSDLAEPSVILNWLKRIGISNEEMGISVYKASNDIELHLWTQMKNLLGLNVIFLGLCDRVDPSLRDYCVPLGREVENYYTKTRLIDVIKRFGINPDEKELRDLTKSDTYSWLVNVFKKRGFDYDKFRNSIGELVTMNDGIEMPKEMEILANKIKSFET from the coding sequence ATGAAGGTTATTGACTTTTATGTAAATAACTTTCGAAGCCTTTCCTCGGTCAAACTAGAAGGTCTAGGCGGGCTGAACGTCATAGTCGGGTATAACGGGTACGGTAAGACTAACTTGCTGACAGCCTTATATCTATTTATAAAGAACATGGGTTCCGGTCTAGACAAGAGGAGCGTTGAAGACAGAGAAGGTGAATATATGTTACTTTGGAAGGACTACGATGTCTCGAAACCGATAACGATCGGCGGTGTCATTGAGTTCAATGAAGATGAAACGGCAAAAGCCATAGGTAAACCCATGAGGATGAGGATAGAAGTCACTAACAAAATCAAGTATAATAATAAATACGTTGAGTGGTCTTTAGACACGCTAAATATAAATAATTCACCGCCTACTAGTGAAAATTTGGAAAGTGTCAGGAGCCTTTTTTCTTTCGCGTCCCAAGCTGTGGAATATGTCCCAATATTTGACCAAATGTACTTCGACTCAGTAGTAAAGAAAATGGTCGAGATGCACAGAAGCCCGATAAATATGAAGAGGAAGTGGTACGACTTTGTAAACCTCATTAGCGATACTATCCCCGAGATAAAGGGTGTAGAATTTTGGGACACCAACAAGTTAGTCCTTAATATACAAAACTTACCGATATACATTGACTTAGCTGCTAGTGGTTTTCAGAGAGTAGTCTTGATGCTCTTTATCTTGTGGTTAAGCGGTAGTAAAATCTTGTTATTAGAAGAACCTGAAGTAAATATGTACCCCACATTACAGTCAAGGATAATGAAACTAATAAAAGAGTGGACTAGTAAAAACGTCTTCCAGGTCTTCATTACGACACACTCTCCTTACGTTGTAAGCTCCAATGTGGACTCGTATATTATAATGAAAAAGAACAACGGTGTATCTACCGCTATAATGGTCAGGCCTGACGAACAGCTGAAGACAGTATTAGGTCTGCTGAGGGCTAATATGAGCGATTTACTCTTCAGTAAATTTATAATATTGACGAGTGACTTAGCTGAGCCTTCAGTAATACTCAACTGGTTAAAAAGGATAGGTATTTCAAATGAGGAAATGGGTATTTCTGTATATAAAGCCAGTAACGACATAGAGTTACATCTGTGGACACAAATGAAAAACCTATTGGGGCTTAACGTTATTTTCTTAGGGCTGTGTGATCGCGTCGACCCCTCATTAAGGGACTATTGCGTCCCCCTAGGGAGGGAGGTAGAAAATTACTATACAAAGACTAGGTTGATAGACGTTATAAAGAGGTTTGGGATAAACCCAGATGAAAAGGAGCTCAGAGACCTCACCAAAAGTGATACCTACAGTTGGTTAGTTAACGTATTTAAGAAGAGAGGGTTTGACTACGATAAATTCAGGAATAGTATAGGAGAACTCGTTACAATGAATGATGGGATAGAGATGCCCAAGGAGATGGAAATTTTAGCAAATAAAATTAAATCCTTCGAGACATAG
- a CDS encoding TIGR00304 family membrane protein produces the protein MITQQLLFAIGLSFVFFGIIVVVIGLIFEIVRGAKKKENREERQGERESKTEYGGVIFIGPIPIVFGSNKDMAKLALIIGLVMFILVILLMILSLLA, from the coding sequence ATGATAACTCAACAACTTTTATTTGCAATAGGGTTATCGTTTGTATTCTTTGGTATAATAGTTGTGGTCATAGGGCTTATTTTTGAAATAGTCAGGGGAGCGAAGAAAAAGGAAAACCGTGAGGAAAGACAAGGAGAAAGGGAAAGTAAGACCGAGTACGGGGGAGTAATATTCATAGGTCCTATCCCCATAGTTTTCGGTAGTAATAAAGACATGGCTAAGTTAGCCCTAATAATAGGCTTAGTTATGTTTATTTTAGTTATACTCTTAATGATCTTAAGCCTCCTCGCGTAA
- a CDS encoding SDR family oxidoreductase — protein MDLGIKGKKVIVTASSKGIGFAIAKRFLEEGAEVVISSHDERNLIKAFEELKQLGKVDYIRADLSKPEDVEKLIDEGYKRLSGLDVLVYVTGSPKPGNLEELKNEDWADAFNLLLMSAVVAVREAGKRMKEGGRIILSTSMTLKQPIDNLDLSNVVRLSLSGLIRVASRELGPRGITVNGIMPGWTLTDRVSQLVKDRARREGKNEDEVLKDIVRDVPLKRIGKPEEVANVVIFLASNLATYVNGALIPVDGGILRCIL, from the coding sequence ATAGACCTAGGGATAAAGGGGAAGAAGGTGATCGTGACAGCATCAAGTAAAGGGATAGGCTTCGCAATAGCTAAGAGGTTTCTAGAGGAAGGTGCTGAAGTGGTAATATCCTCTCATGACGAGCGTAATTTAATAAAGGCTTTTGAGGAACTTAAGCAGTTAGGAAAAGTAGATTATATACGGGCAGACCTCTCGAAACCTGAAGATGTAGAGAAGCTAATTGACGAAGGGTATAAGAGGCTTTCAGGATTGGACGTGTTAGTTTATGTTACTGGTAGTCCTAAACCCGGTAACCTTGAAGAGTTAAAGAATGAAGATTGGGCTGACGCATTTAATCTCCTTTTAATGAGCGCCGTAGTGGCCGTTAGGGAAGCTGGAAAAAGGATGAAAGAAGGAGGGCGTATTATACTATCTACCTCTATGACCCTTAAACAGCCTATTGATAACCTGGACCTTTCTAATGTGGTCAGACTTTCCTTATCCGGTCTAATTAGAGTCGCTTCGAGGGAATTAGGCCCGAGAGGTATAACTGTAAACGGTATAATGCCGGGCTGGACTCTGACAGACCGTGTGAGCCAGTTAGTGAAGGATAGGGCAAGGAGAGAAGGTAAAAATGAAGACGAGGTTTTAAAGGATATTGTAAGAGATGTCCCGTTGAAGCGGATCGGAAAACCCGAGGAAGTCGCTAATGTGGTCATATTTCTAGCCTCAAACTTAGCCACGTATGTAAACGGTGCATTAATACCGGTAGACGGTGGGATCCTCAGGTGTATCCTTTAA
- the udg gene encoding type-4 uracil-DNA glycosylase — translation MDLQEIADQVRSCKKCDLWKTRKNAVPGEGNPQAEIMFIGEAPGENEDLEGRPFVGAAGKLLTKLITEVLGLKREEVYITNVVKCRPPENRDPTDSEILSCSPYLKAQIDLIKPKIIVTLGRHSTSYVFSLMGRTFTSITKVRGKEFNWKKDENTVIRVFPTYHPAAALYNPNLRKVLEDDFKKIREVLNPASSSKTVTLEYFMGGENRPRDKGEEGDRDSIK, via the coding sequence GTGGATTTGCAAGAAATTGCGGATCAAGTGAGGAGTTGTAAAAAATGTGACCTATGGAAGACTAGGAAAAACGCTGTCCCAGGTGAAGGGAACCCTCAAGCAGAAATTATGTTTATCGGAGAAGCACCCGGTGAAAATGAAGACCTAGAGGGCAGGCCTTTTGTAGGTGCGGCCGGTAAGTTACTAACAAAGCTAATAACAGAAGTTTTAGGGCTGAAAAGAGAGGAAGTATACATAACGAATGTAGTAAAATGTAGGCCCCCTGAGAATAGAGACCCTACTGATAGCGAGATATTGTCATGTAGCCCTTATTTAAAGGCTCAGATAGACTTAATTAAGCCTAAAATTATCGTAACACTTGGTAGGCATTCAACTTCTTACGTGTTTTCACTTATGGGCAGGACTTTTACATCTATAACTAAAGTTAGGGGCAAGGAATTCAATTGGAAAAAAGACGAAAATACGGTCATAAGAGTGTTCCCCACGTATCATCCAGCTGCTGCCCTTTACAACCCTAACTTGAGAAAAGTTCTGGAAGACGATTTCAAAAAAATAAGGGAGGTACTTAACCCTGCGTCAAGCTCAAAAACAGTAACGTTAGAATATTTCATGGGTGGAGAAAATAGACCTAGGGATAAAGGGGAAGAAGGTGATCGTGACAGCATCAAGTAA
- a CDS encoding M1 family metallopeptidase, protein MEILKYEVFLDFNFKELTYKGSEKIFCKLGANEKLVLDAVGLIVKSVRHEGKALNFLQEKGKVAIDISNIEGVIEVEFEGKVKETGLVGIYKAPYNGKYIISTQFESSHAREFIPCVDHPAYKAIFKISVKVDRDLDVISNMPAEKVVETEDGKKVVEFKETPKMSTYLLYLGIGKFEEIRDKLEDIDVIVATVPGKISKGKLALEVAKKAIEFYNNYFGIKYQLPKEHLIAVPEFAFGAMENWGAITFRETALLADENSSFAQKRRVASVIAHELAHQWFGDLVTMKWWDDLWLNESFATFMSYKAVDALFPSWDFWAEFLMDETSSAMFRDSLSTTHPIEAHVESPEEAEQIFDDISYGKGASILRMVEAYIGKEAFQRGIQYYLQKYKFSNATGNDFWVSLEQGSGQPVSEIVKDWITKDGYPLIHVNVEGRKIRLIQERFAFTNTTPRVYVIPITLDINGKKTTFLMKDESVTIEAEEDVKSLKLNLDRTGFYRVLYDDVGLFFDSSPNHLERWGLLDDYYNFLLAGKIGYETYENIVRNLMNDDNYMVVDEIRGELFNLWSINTSKYTLINEFLELQTARWSSRKDENSKRIYGNLLRTFAYVDNKFAMGLAVAFEDYDRLDPNIKEAVATAYAIAFGEEAYDDLLKKYRGEKFDEERSRILNAMLSFREPYLVVNTLSLGLIGEIKRQDTARILPLVARNPYTRFAVWKWLETYMDKLREFYEGTAILGRSLRGAIPYLGINIKEVEDYFTTRVFPDIKIEIDSALEILRILRRLA, encoded by the coding sequence ATGGAGATATTGAAGTATGAAGTCTTTTTGGACTTCAACTTCAAGGAACTTACATATAAAGGCTCTGAGAAAATTTTCTGCAAACTCGGTGCTAACGAAAAGCTCGTGCTGGACGCAGTAGGGCTTATAGTGAAGTCGGTAAGGCATGAAGGGAAAGCACTGAACTTTTTACAAGAGAAAGGTAAAGTCGCTATTGATATAAGTAATATTGAAGGAGTTATAGAAGTAGAATTCGAAGGAAAGGTTAAGGAGACAGGACTGGTAGGTATTTATAAAGCACCCTATAACGGAAAATATATAATATCTACCCAGTTTGAGTCAAGTCACGCTAGGGAATTTATCCCTTGCGTAGACCACCCTGCTTATAAGGCTATCTTTAAGATTTCTGTAAAAGTCGACAGAGATCTAGATGTTATTTCCAATATGCCGGCTGAAAAAGTTGTAGAGACTGAAGACGGCAAAAAGGTGGTCGAGTTTAAAGAGACCCCTAAAATGTCCACGTACTTACTATACCTAGGAATAGGAAAATTCGAGGAAATAAGAGATAAACTAGAAGACATAGACGTAATAGTAGCTACCGTACCGGGGAAAATAAGTAAAGGGAAACTGGCACTAGAGGTAGCTAAGAAGGCCATAGAGTTTTATAATAACTACTTCGGAATAAAGTACCAGTTACCTAAGGAACACTTAATAGCAGTACCGGAGTTCGCTTTCGGAGCTATGGAGAACTGGGGCGCTATAACTTTCAGGGAGACAGCATTACTGGCTGACGAGAACTCCTCTTTTGCTCAGAAAAGGAGAGTGGCAAGTGTGATAGCTCATGAGCTCGCACACCAGTGGTTCGGAGACCTAGTTACGATGAAGTGGTGGGACGACCTTTGGTTAAATGAAAGTTTCGCTACTTTTATGAGTTACAAAGCAGTTGACGCATTATTCCCGTCTTGGGACTTCTGGGCTGAATTCCTGATGGATGAGACTTCGAGTGCCATGTTTAGGGATTCGCTCTCAACTACCCATCCTATAGAAGCACATGTAGAGTCCCCTGAAGAGGCTGAACAGATATTTGACGATATTAGCTACGGGAAAGGTGCAAGTATACTTAGGATGGTCGAAGCGTATATAGGAAAAGAAGCGTTTCAGAGAGGGATCCAATATTACCTGCAAAAATACAAATTCTCTAATGCTACTGGAAATGATTTCTGGGTTAGTTTAGAACAAGGCTCAGGCCAGCCCGTCAGTGAGATAGTAAAAGACTGGATAACTAAGGACGGTTATCCACTAATACACGTAAATGTCGAAGGTAGGAAGATTAGATTGATACAAGAAAGGTTTGCATTTACAAATACCACACCTAGGGTATATGTAATACCTATAACTTTAGATATCAACGGCAAAAAGACGACATTCTTGATGAAGGACGAGAGCGTAACGATCGAAGCTGAAGAAGACGTTAAATCACTTAAGCTCAACTTGGATAGGACAGGGTTTTATAGAGTGCTATATGATGACGTCGGCTTGTTCTTTGACTCTAGTCCTAACCACTTAGAAAGGTGGGGTTTACTAGATGATTACTATAACTTTTTGTTAGCCGGTAAAATAGGTTATGAAACTTATGAGAATATAGTTAGGAACTTAATGAACGATGACAATTATATGGTAGTAGACGAGATAAGGGGAGAACTGTTCAACCTATGGAGTATAAATACTTCCAAGTACACTCTTATCAACGAGTTCTTAGAATTACAGACAGCACGCTGGAGTAGTAGAAAGGACGAAAATTCGAAAAGGATCTACGGGAACTTACTCAGGACCTTTGCGTATGTAGACAATAAGTTTGCCATGGGGTTAGCAGTAGCCTTCGAAGACTATGATAGGCTCGACCCTAACATAAAGGAAGCAGTAGCAACAGCTTATGCAATAGCCTTTGGAGAAGAGGCTTACGACGATTTATTAAAGAAGTACAGAGGAGAGAAGTTCGATGAGGAGAGGAGCAGGATCCTGAACGCCATGCTGAGTTTCAGAGAACCGTACTTAGTCGTTAATACGTTAAGTTTAGGGCTAATAGGAGAGATCAAAAGGCAGGACACGGCTAGGATATTACCCTTAGTAGCCAGAAACCCCTATACTAGATTTGCCGTGTGGAAATGGTTGGAGACTTATATGGACAAGCTAAGGGAGTTTTATGAAGGTACAGCGATTTTAGGTAGGTCACTGAGGGGGGCAATACCCTACCTAGGAATAAACATTAAAGAAGTTGAAGACTATTTCACTACTAGAGTATTCCCGGATATAAAGATAGAAATAGATAGTGCATTAGAGATCTTGAGAATATTAAGAAGACTTGCTTAG
- a CDS encoding DUF2203 domain-containing protein, with amino-acid sequence MEYPYFDLKSARELLPWLRQKLSEMKRIKYMAEESLMKGDKSAILQYTLMIDKIVKEITEKGVILRDPDMGLVDFPAVINNRPAYLCWKTGEKDIMYWHYAEEGYKGRKKITGEEEILSLT; translated from the coding sequence GTGGAATACCCTTATTTTGACCTAAAAAGCGCTAGGGAACTGTTACCATGGCTTAGACAAAAGCTCAGTGAGATGAAAAGGATCAAGTATATGGCAGAAGAGAGCTTGATGAAAGGGGATAAGTCCGCGATACTCCAGTATACTCTTATGATTGATAAGATCGTTAAGGAAATTACGGAAAAGGGGGTAATTTTGAGAGACCCAGATATGGGGTTAGTTGACTTCCCTGCTGTAATAAATAATAGGCCCGCTTATTTGTGCTGGAAAACGGGTGAAAAGGACATTATGTACTGGCATTATGCGGAAGAAGGGTATAAGGGGAGGAAAAAGATAACCGGTGAGGAAGAAATATTGAGCCTGACATAA